Proteins co-encoded in one Gossypium arboreum isolate Shixiya-1 chromosome 11, ASM2569848v2, whole genome shotgun sequence genomic window:
- the LOC128279316 gene encoding uncharacterized protein LOC128279316, with the protein MVVNHLESQGKLPSQTEPNPRQNASAITLRSRKVLETVPAKSHGQDKEREKQISDPTARPESEIQRPVVMPPPFPMRLVKNKKEKEEKEILETFRKVEVNIHLLDAIKQIPRYAKFLKELCTSKRRLIGNERVNVRENVSAVLQKKVPPKNKNQCMFAISCEIGNVGIKKAMCNLGASINVMPYSIYKLTNAGTLKETRVIIQLADRSVVYPEVLLEDVLIKAVPKYRKRKNRCSKRDADHGV; encoded by the exons ATGGTAGTTAATCACTTGGAGTCTCAAGGAAAATTACCTTCCCAGACAGAGCCGAACCCTCGGCAGAATGCCAGTGCAATAACTCTTCGTAGCAGAAAGGTTCTAGAAACAGTTCCAGCCAAAAGTCATGGGCAAGACAAGGAACGGGAAAAGCAGATCTCTGATCCAACAGCCAGGCCAGAATCAGAAATTCAGAGACCAGTTGTGATGCCACCTCCCTTTCcaatgaggcttgtaaagaataagaaagagaaagaggaaaaagaaatccTCGAGACATTCAGGAAGGTGGAGGTAAATATTCATTTACTCGACGCTATCAAACAAATCCCTCGTTATGCAAAATTCCTTAAGGAGTTGTGTACTAGCAAAAGGAGGTTAATAGGTAACGAAAGAGTAAATGTAAGAGAAAATGTCTCCGCAGTACTGCAAAAGAAAGTTCCGCCCAAAAATAAGAACCAATGTATGTTTGCTATTTCCTGTGAGATAGGTAATGTAGGCATTAAGAAAGCCATGTGTAATTTAGGGGCttccattaatgttatgccttattctatttataaGCTGACTAACGCCGGTACTTTAAAAGAGACAAGAGTAATAATCCAGTTGGCGGACAGGTCAGTCGTCTATCCCGAAGTGCTACTTGAAGACGTCCTTATTAAA GCCGTTCCTAAGTACCGCAAGCGCAAAAACAGATGTTCGAAGCGGGACGCTGACCATGGAGTTTGA